The sequence aatgcgcatattgcccgtccccttaaaaggggtcggggggtcgcactaatatacaacgaaaactttaactttagtcctaacttaaataataaatataaatcgtttgatttgctttctatgaagtctgccacccctctgcctctgtgcctggccgttatctaccgccccccagggccctattcggactttattagtgaattctcagagtttgttgctgatttagtgacacacgccgataatataactataatgggggactttaatatccatatgaataccccattggacccaccgtgcgtggcgctccagactataattgatagctgtggtcttacacaaataataaatgaaccgacgcatcgcagcagtaatacgatagacctagtgcttgtcagaggtatcaccatttccaaagttatgatactcccgtatactaaagtaatgtccgatcattaccttataaaattcgaagttcagactcatgttcggcaagctaataataataaaaactgctatagcagccgcaacattaatgctgccacaacgacgactcttgcggacctactgccctcggtaatggcaccgttcccaaagtatgtgggctctattgataacctcactaacagctttaacaacgccctgcgcgaaaccattgataacatagcaccgctgaagttaaaaaaggctccaaaaaggcgtacgccatggtttactgaagaaactagagctcagaaattattatgtagaaagctggaacgcaaatggcgcacgactaaacttgaggtgcaccatcaagcatggagtgatggtttaataacttataaacacatgcttaccttagctaaaactaattattactcaaatctcatccgcattaataaaaacgatccaaaatttttgtttagtacagtagcatcgctaacccaacaagggactccttccagtagctccacccattcggcagatgactttatgaagttctttaataagaaaattgaacttattagaaaggagattaaagacaatgcgtctcagctacaactgggttatagtaacacagatacgactgtatatacggcggatactgcaaatatccaaaatagtttctctcgttttgatgaaataacactagaagaattgttacaacgtgtaaatggaataaaacaaacaacatgtttacttgacccacttcctgggaaacttatcaaggagctttttgtattattaggtccatcagtgctaaatattataaacttatcactttcctcgggcactgttcccctagcattcaaaaaagcggttattcatcctctccttaaaagacctaacctcaatcctgacctcatggtaaactaccgaccggtgtctcaccttccctttatttcgaaaatcctcgaaaaaattgttgcagagcagctaaatgaacacttagcttttaaaaatctatgtgaaacctttcaatccggtttcacggcaaatcactcgactgagacagccctcgcaaaattgactaatgatctattgctaacgatggattctgatgcgtcatctatgttgctgctcctcgatcttagcgctgctttcgataccgtcgatcataatattttattagagcgtatcaaaacacaaattggtatgtcagactcagccctgtcttggtttaattcttatcttactgataggatgcagtgcgtctcccataacaatgtgacctcggactatgttaaggtaacgtgtggagttccccagggttcggtccttggccctgtactcttcagcatctacatgcccctaaagctgaccaacacgccggattgtagtcagctggaggcgtgtcttaatgaaattaaacaatggatgtccgctaactttttgcaactcaacgccaaaaaaacggaaatgctgattatcggtcctgctagacaccgacctctatttaataatacaactttaacatttgacaaccaaataataaaacaaggtgactcggtaaaaaatctgggtattatcttcgacccaactctctcctttgagtcacacattaaaaacgttactaaaacggccttctttcatctccgtaatattgctaaaattcgctccattttgtccactaaagacgccgagatcattatccatgcgtttgttacgtctcgtctcgattactgtaacgtattattttcgggtctccccatgtctagcattaaaagattacagttggtacaaaatgcggctgctagacttttgacaagaacaagaaagtttgatcatattacgcctgtactggctcacctgcactggcttcctgtgcacttaagatgtgactttaaggttttactacttacgtataaaatactacacggtctagctccatcctatcttgccggttgtattgtaccatatgtcccggcaagaaatctgcgttcaaaggactccggcttattagtgattcctagagcccaaaaatgtctgcgggctatagagcgttttccgttcgggctccagtactctggaatgccctcccggtaacagttcgagatgctacctcagtagaagcatttaagtctcaccttaaaactcatctgtatactctagcctttaaatagacctcctttttagaccagttgatctgccgcttcttttctttctcctatgtcccccccctcccttgtggagggggtccggtccgatgaccatggatgaagtactggctgtccagagtcgagacccagcatggaccgctcgtagggacccaggatggaccgctcgcctgtatcggttggggacatctctacgctgctgatccgcctccgctttggatggtttcctgtggactggactctcgctgctgtcttggatccgcttgaactgaactctcgcggctgtgttggagccactatggattgaactttcacagcatcatgttagacccgctcgacatccattgctttcggtcccctagagggggggggggggttgcccacatctgaggtcctctccaaggtttctcatagtcagcattgtcactggcgtcccactggatgtgaattctctctgcccactgggtgtgagttttccttgcccttttgtgggttcttccgaggatgttgtagttgtaatgatttgtgcagtcctttgagacatttgtgatttggggctatataaataaacattgattgattgatgattgattcttttacataacagttgctaaaacttttgttcacttccagtTCTTAATTTAttgacaatatactccataagtaatcacaataaaaataaataaataactctcAGTGAAGTAAGTtccatttcatatggtgagatgagtaagaacatctagaaaatgaatggatggatgacataaattcagaatgtttattatcatggttcttcttctttctactttgtaaagacttgaagtttgaagagtttcttgaagtggatgatattagtacattgtttgattgctttgcttaatgcatcccatcatttaattccacatcctgatatactgaaggtctgaaatgttgtacgtgcatacaaatgttttaaattacatttttctctaagattatatttctcctcttttttttgagaaaaattgttgtatattcttggctagcaggttatagtttgctttgtgtataattttagttgtttgcaaattcactatgttgtggaatttcagtatttttgattcaataaataaattgtttgaatgttgtctatatccaacatgatgtattattctaactgatcttttttgtaacacagttaatgaatgaagtgtacttttgcagttatttcccaatttttctgcacaataactcagatatggtatcactagtgagcagtagagaatatgaagtgatttttggtccagaacatgttttgcttcattcattattgccgtgtttcttgctactttatgttgtaaattttttacatgagattttcagttcattttatcatcaatcattatacctagaaatttggtttcatttactctttcaatatctattccgtctatttgtatttgtgtttgacacttcttttctacttttaccaaatagcattattttagttttaccgaaattcaaagatagtctgtttttgtcaaaccatctttttaatttgttcatttcttctgttattatttgtattatcttctgtgtgttctctcctgaacaaaacactgttgtatcatccgcaaataatacaaattttaaatattttataactttaaaaatgtcatttatataaagcTTGAACCATGTTGGTCCTAGTTTTGATCCCTTAGGtcaagggtgcccattacgtcaatcgcgagctaccagtcgaccgcggggggtgtgtcagtcgatctccagccaggcttttaaaaaaaatagacctaaaaatgagtgatcatcaatcttcaccaagacgtcacttaaatgacattcacggtaccggagggtcttgtgagatgacgctggctgctgcaagatcattattattaaaatatgaccaagaggaaggcgagaaacactttttatttcaacagactctcgcgccgtaccttccgtcaaaactctaaaggccgactgcacatttcctatcttcacaataaaagccctgcttcatgctgcctgcgctaactaaataagagtctcggaaaactggcgtgcacaagcgatccctcagaaagctggcgtgcacatcacttgtgcacgccagctttccgagactcttatttagttagcgcaggcagcatgaagcagggcttttattgtgaagataggaaatgtgcagtcggcctttagagttttgacggaatggacggcgcgaaagtctgttgaaataaaaagtgtttctcgccttcctctctgtcattttttcaaaataatgaactggcagcagccagcgtcatctcacaagaccctcgggtgccgtgaatgtcaatcaagcaagctacggaatttgccaccaatgtttttcttgtaaagtgtatggaagctggatgaattagatgccaaaaaccaaccactttcatgtggtattgtacagaaaggacaactttttttctcctccatttgaaaatgtgggcgttatcatcattactgtctgattccaatcaatgcaagtcatcagaatcaggtaatacaccaacttatattcttgtcttggtgaaagaaagacatctatatgtgttacacatgcttgtattatcattaaacacatttaacttgtttacaaaaatgtctctttcataaataaataaatataaatgatatatataaatgaggtagatcccctcgagttggtcaattgaaaagtagctcgcctgcagaaaaagtgtgggcacccctgccttaggtacaccacaggatatatttagtgttgtagaagtgtgttcgtctagcttcacgtattgtttcctgttggttaaatatcttcgaatccagtttaagaccaaccctctgatgccataccagtatagttttttgattaaaatattgtgattaatagtgtcaaatgctttagttggatcaataaacactgctgctgcatattttttttttactatctattgcattggtcatttcttCTGTCATTTCTATTACAGCCATCGTagttgaaatattagctctgtatACATATTGGTTCTCATCTaatatgttatgtttgtttgtaaaactctctaatccgacagtttttcaatgattttacaaaattgtggaagtaaagaaacaggtctataatttgtaaattggtgtttgtctccagtctgataaattggtgcaattttagctattttcattttgtttgggaatttaccTGTTTGAGATGATGGGTATTTTTACGctgcttttgcagtgtagcgtgtagtgtagcttgctacaattctctgaggatagcttagctacatttaattgggagtaacttgtagcttagcttaatacattttccaggtcgcttgcccatcactgtctgtttggcctaactcacatgtgaatagtttgaatactgcaaacttctatacagtaacacctcatttgtgttttatgttctgcagacgtccagcaggtgtcagcagagagtcatgaagataTTCCCtctaagcagcaggagtggagctccagtgtgggacagaaggagctacaggacccctcccacattaaagaggaagaggaggaactgtcgAAGCAGCTTCAAAGGGTGGAGGAggctaatgatgaagatgaagctcagtccttacagcttcatcacagtcaaagtgaggagaacagaggggcggagcttgtaagtcaacacatcacagaagctgatggagagcattgtgaagatataaagtcagaaccagacagcatctttgctccactgtcagacatggatcacatgatgtcacactcttctgatcacagtgaccacatccaaaaacctttggagagtaaaaatgactccaaaggtgatacgagacatcacactaatAACAAAtactttgactgctctgaatgtgggaaatcatttagacacaagagttatattaaaatacacatgagaatacatactggagagaaaccttttacttgctctgtttgtaagaagagtttttccattaagcctgccatgaccagacacatgagaacacacactggagagaaaccttttacttgctctgtttgtaagaagaatttctccagaaagtctaacatgtcctcacacatgagaacacatactggagagaaacctttgacttgctctgtttgtaagaagcgtttctccacaacgcaacatatgatcacacacattagaacacatactggagagaaaccttttacttgctctgtttgtaagaagtgtttctccagaaagcctgacatctccatacacatgagaacacacactggagagaaaccttttacttgttctgtttgtaagaagagtttctccacaaagtctaacatgtcctcacacatgaaaacacatactggagagaaaccttcgacttgctctgtttgtaagaagacttTCTCCACAAAGCCTAACATGtccgcacacatgagaacacatactggagagaaaccttttacttgctctgtttgtaagaagtgtttctccagaaagcctgacatctccatacacatgagaacacacactggagagaaaccttttacttgttctgtttgtaagaagagtttctccacaaagcctaAGATGcccgcacacatgagaacacatactggagagaaacctttgacttgccctgtttgtaagaagcatttctccacaaatcttgtcatgaccacacacatgagaacacactggagaaaaaccatttagttgcactgtgtgtgataaGATGTTCCGGCATAAGTATCAggacagtaaacacaagtgtgtaacagtcatggaagctgcagggatttaaaaacacttagtgattgtgctaaatgtactttaaaaacacagcatgtttaatatgaatgtatatttgatgttgtatgtagtgcctctcatcttctactgttaaatttaaaggcctactgaaagccactactaccgaccacgcagtctgagagtttacatatccatgatgaaatattatcattgcaacacatgccaatacggcctttttagtttactgaattgcaattttaaaggggaacattatcaccagacatatgtaagcgtcaatatataccttgatgttgcagaaaaaagaccatatgttttttttaatcgatttccgaactctaaaaggatgaatttggcgatttaaacgcctttcaattgttcgctgtcggagcaatgacctttcacctgtgacgttacaacgggaagcaatccaccattttctcaaacacattacacacacaagtcaaatcagctctgttattttccgttttttctactgttttccgtacctcggagacatcatgcctcgtcggtgtgttgttggagggtgtaacaacatgaacagggacggattaaagttgacttacgtggcgtgtgcatcgattagcatggcatgctaatcgatgctaacatgctatttaggctagctgtatgtacatattgcatcgttatgcctcatttgtaactatatttgcatccagcctttccctccacccacatttaatgccaaacaaacacataccaatcgacggattcaagttgcaccattgtcaaaagatgcgaaagtcccttgtttgttctgcacattttaccggcgatgctacgacagacatggcacagagatgtgtggatatcctccgacactcaaagcagatgcatttccaacgataaagtctacgaaatcccaaaggtgagttttgttgatgttattgacttatgtgctaatcagacatatttggtcatggcatgactggtagctaatcgatgttaacatgctatttaggctagctgtatgtacatttgtagctatatttgcctccagcctttccctccacccacatgttatgctaaacaaacacttaccaatcgatggatttaagttgctcctgtggtcaaaagatgcaatcgttggttagaaggcgatcgccgaatagcttcaatagctattcgctcaatagcttcagtttcttcttcaatttcgttttcgctatctgcctccacactccaaccatccgtttcaaaacattcgtaatctgttgaatctgcTGAAATCcacgtctgaatccgagctaatgtcgctatatcttgctgttctatccgccatgtttgtttgtattggcgtcactatgtgacgtcacaggaaaatggacgggtggatttacagatagcgaaaatcaggcacttaaagccttttttcgggataatcCATGATGGatagcattttgaaaaaaacttcaaaaaataaaataaaccactgggaactgttttttattggttttaacccttctgaaattgtgataatgttaccctttaaatttCTCTCCAGTTACTTGttaaaaatgtcgcggaatgatgacgcatacgcgtgacgtcacctgttggaggggacatattagcgtagcaccaaacacggctaaaagtcgtctcttttcatcgcgcaattacaaagtattttggacatctgtgttgctgaatcttttgcaatttgttcatttaataatggagattataaagaagaatgctgttggtggaaagcggtggattgcagctgcctttagcaccg comes from Nerophis ophidion isolate RoL-2023_Sa unplaced genomic scaffold, RoL_Noph_v1.0 HiC_scaffold_77, whole genome shotgun sequence and encodes:
- the LOC133547174 gene encoding gastrula zinc finger protein xLCGF3.1-like; protein product: MKMFTIYNLYEITGHGASGAMDNASDYGPEDSSYIKIHMRIHTGEKPFTCSVCKKSFSIKPAMTRHMRTHTGEKPFTCSVCKKNFSRKSNMSSHMRTHTGEKPLTCSVCKKRFSTTQHMITHIRTHTGEKPFTCSVCKKCFSRKPDISIHMRTHTGEKPFTCSVCKKSFSTKSNMSSHMKTHTGEKPSTCSVCKKTFSTKPNMSAHMRTHTGEKPFTCSVCKKCFSRKPDISIHMRTHTGEKPFTCSVCKKSFSTKPKMPAHMR